A single region of the Streptococcus sanguinis genome encodes:
- a CDS encoding glycoside hydrolase family 70 protein has protein sequence MMEKKIHYKMHKVKKNWVAIGVTTLALIVAPKVLGLEAGLVHADDVKQVAVQEPTAAQDSGSGQPVQVQANSASQLEAEKATSADKVTDAAVASEKTVETAANTEAAVQTDAQELAKPAVAEAATTEKAAVAEEAKVANATSETAKPEAAGQDIQASPATADKQAKKTVTDKIVANPKVAKKDRLPEPAQRQGAIAERMVAAQAQAAPVNTEHDDDVLSHIKTIDGKKYYVQDDGTVKKNFAVELNGKILYFDAETGALIDSAEYQFQQGTSSLNNEFTQKNAFHGTTEKDIETVDGYLTADSWYRPKFILKDGKTWTASTETDLRPLLMAWWPDKQTQVSYLNYMNQQGLGAGAFENKVEQAILTGASQQVQRKIEERIGKEGDTKWLRTLMGAFVKTQPNWNIKTESETTGTNKDHLQGGALLYTNSDKTSHANSKYRILNRTPTNQTGTPKYFIDKSNGGYEFLLANDFDNSNPAVQAEQLNWLHFMMNFGSIVANDPTANFDGVRVDAVDNVNADLLQIASDYFKSRYKVGESEEEAIKHLSILEAWSDNDPDYNKDTKGAQLPIDNKLRLSLLYSFMRKLSIRSGVEPTITNSLNDRSTEKKNGERMANYIFVRAHDSEVQTVIADIIRENINPNTDGLTFTMDELKQAFKIYNEDMRKADKKYTQFNIPTAHALMLSNKDSITRVYYGDLYTDDGQYMEKKSPYHDAIDALLRARIKYVAGGQDMKVTYMGVPREADKWSYNGILTSVRYGTGANEATDEGTAETRTQGMAVIASNNPNLKLNEWDKLQVNMGAAHKNQYYRPVLLTTKDGISRYLTDEEVPQSLWKKTDANGILTFDMNDIAGYSNVQVSGYLAVWVPVGAKADQDARVTASKKKNASGQVYESSAALDSQLIYEGFSNFQDFATRDDQYTNKVIAKNVNLFKEWGVTSFELPPQYVSSQDGTFLDSIIQNGYAFEDRYDMAMSKNNKYGSLNDLLNALRALHSVNIQAIADWVPDQIYNLPGKEVVTATRVNNYGTYREGAEIKEKLYVANTRTNGTDYQGKYGGAFLDELKAKYPEIFERVQISNGQKMTTDEKITKWSAKHFNGTNILGRGAYYVLKDWASNEYLNNKNGEMVLPKQLVNKNAYTGFVKDTTGFKYYSTSGYQARNSFIQDENGNWYYFNNRGHLVTGAQEIDGKQLYFLKNGIQLRDSLREDENGNQYYYDKTGAQILNRYYTTDGQNWRYFDAKGVMARGLVTMGGNQQFFDQNGYQVKGKIARAKDGKLRYFDKDSGNAATNRFAQGDNPSDWYYFGADGVAVTGLQKLGQQTLYFDQDGKQVKGKIVTLADKSIRYFDANSGEMAVGKFAEGTKNEWYYFDQAGKAVTGLQKIGQQTLYFDQDGKQVKGKVVTLADKTIRYFDANSGEMAVGKFAEGAKNEWYYFDQVGKAVTGLQKIGQQTLYFDQDGKQVKGKVVTLADKTIRYFDANSGEMAVNKFVEGAKNEWYYFDQTGKAVTGLQKIGQQTLYFDQDGKQVKGKLVYVNGANRYFDPNSGEMARNKWIQLEDGSWMYFDRNGRGRRFGWN, from the coding sequence ATGATGGAGAAAAAAATTCATTATAAGATGCATAAAGTTAAGAAGAACTGGGTAGCCATCGGTGTGACTACCTTAGCACTTATCGTAGCACCAAAAGTACTTGGTCTCGAAGCAGGTCTTGTCCACGCTGATGATGTTAAGCAGGTGGCAGTTCAAGAACCAACTGCAGCTCAGGATAGTGGCTCAGGGCAGCCGGTTCAAGTACAAGCCAACTCAGCTTCTCAGTTGGAAGCAGAAAAAGCAACTTCTGCAGACAAGGTGACTGATGCTGCTGTAGCCAGTGAAAAAACTGTTGAAACTGCAGCAAATACGGAAGCAGCGGTTCAAACAGATGCTCAAGAGCTAGCTAAGCCGGCAGTAGCAGAAGCAGCAACTACAGAAAAAGCAGCCGTTGCTGAAGAAGCAAAAGTAGCTAATGCAACATCAGAAACTGCTAAACCGGAAGCAGCTGGTCAGGATATACAAGCAAGTCCCGCAACTGCTGACAAACAAGCAAAGAAGACTGTTACAGACAAGATCGTTGCAAATCCAAAGGTTGCAAAGAAAGATCGCTTGCCAGAACCGGCTCAAAGACAGGGAGCGATAGCTGAAAGAATGGTGGCTGCTCAAGCCCAAGCAGCGCCTGTTAATACTGAGCATGATGATGATGTCTTATCTCACATCAAGACGATTGATGGTAAGAAATACTATGTTCAGGACGACGGTACAGTTAAAAAGAATTTCGCTGTTGAGCTCAATGGAAAAATTCTTTATTTCGATGCAGAGACTGGAGCACTGATTGATTCAGCTGAGTATCAATTCCAGCAAGGTACTAGCAGTCTCAATAATGAATTCACTCAAAAGAATGCCTTCCATGGCACTACGGAAAAGGATATTGAAACAGTTGACGGCTACCTGACAGCAGATAGTTGGTATCGTCCAAAGTTCATCTTGAAAGACGGAAAAACATGGACAGCATCGACAGAAACAGACCTACGTCCGCTTTTGATGGCTTGGTGGCCTGATAAGCAAACGCAGGTTAGCTATCTCAACTATATGAACCAGCAAGGTCTGGGAGCAGGAGCTTTTGAAAACAAAGTGGAACAAGCTATCCTGACAGGTGCTTCTCAGCAGGTTCAGCGCAAAATCGAAGAAAGAATCGGTAAAGAAGGCGATACTAAATGGCTGAGAACACTGATGGGCGCATTTGTCAAAACTCAGCCAAACTGGAACATTAAGACAGAGTCTGAAACAACTGGTACTAATAAGGACCACTTGCAAGGCGGAGCTCTGCTTTATACCAATAGTGATAAGACTTCTCATGCTAATTCTAAGTACCGCATCCTTAACCGCACACCTACCAACCAAACTGGTACACCTAAGTACTTCATTGACAAGTCAAATGGTGGTTATGAGTTCCTGCTAGCTAACGACTTTGACAACTCTAATCCAGCTGTTCAGGCTGAGCAACTCAACTGGCTGCACTTTATGATGAACTTCGGAAGCATCGTAGCCAACGATCCGACTGCTAACTTTGACGGAGTTCGTGTCGATGCGGTAGACAATGTCAATGCAGACTTGCTCCAAATTGCCTCTGACTACTTCAAGTCTCGCTACAAGGTTGGAGAAAGTGAAGAAGAAGCCATCAAGCATCTGTCTATCTTGGAAGCTTGGTCTGACAACGACCCTGACTACAACAAAGACACCAAGGGTGCACAATTGCCGATTGATAATAAGCTTCGTCTATCCTTGCTTTATTCGTTCATGCGTAAGCTTTCTATCCGTAGCGGTGTAGAGCCAACGATTACGAATAGTCTGAATGACCGTTCTACTGAAAAGAAAAATGGCGAACGGATGGCCAACTATATCTTTGTTCGGGCTCATGATAGTGAAGTGCAGACCGTTATTGCCGACATCATCCGGGAAAATATCAATCCAAATACGGATGGTTTGACCTTTACCATGGATGAGCTCAAGCAAGCCTTCAAGATCTACAACGAAGATATGCGCAAGGCCGACAAGAAGTATACGCAGTTTAATATCCCAACTGCTCATGCTCTCATGCTCTCTAACAAAGACTCCATCACTCGGGTCTACTATGGTGATCTCTATACAGATGACGGTCAGTACATGGAGAAAAAATCTCCTTACCACGACGCTATTGATGCCCTGTTGCGTGCTCGGATTAAGTATGTAGCTGGTGGTCAGGACATGAAAGTCACCTATATGGGTGTACCTCGTGAGGCTGATAAATGGTCTTACAATGGTATTTTGACTTCTGTTCGTTACGGTACTGGTGCTAACGAAGCAACTGATGAAGGTACAGCAGAAACTCGTACCCAAGGGATGGCAGTTATTGCTTCTAATAACCCGAACCTGAAACTTAACGAATGGGATAAACTGCAAGTCAATATGGGAGCAGCCCATAAGAATCAATACTACCGTCCTGTGCTCTTGACGACCAAAGATGGCATTTCCCGCTATTTAACTGACGAAGAAGTGCCGCAATCCCTCTGGAAGAAGACAGATGCCAATGGTATTTTGACCTTTGATATGAACGATATCGCTGGTTACAGCAATGTCCAAGTTTCTGGTTATCTGGCTGTTTGGGTACCAGTTGGTGCTAAGGCAGATCAGGATGCTCGTGTAACAGCCAGCAAGAAGAAAAATGCCAGCGGTCAGGTTTACGAATCTAGCGCAGCCCTTGATTCTCAGCTGATTTACGAAGGATTCTCTAACTTCCAAGACTTTGCAACTCGCGATGATCAATATACCAATAAAGTCATTGCTAAAAATGTCAACCTCTTCAAGGAATGGGGAGTGACTTCATTTGAGCTGCCACCTCAGTATGTATCTAGCCAAGACGGTACTTTCCTAGACTCTATCATCCAGAATGGTTATGCCTTTGAAGACCGCTATGATATGGCAATGAGCAAGAACAATAAATATGGTTCTTTAAATGACCTGCTCAATGCTCTCCGTGCTCTTCACAGTGTCAATATCCAAGCCATTGCGGACTGGGTGCCAGACCAAATCTACAACCTGCCAGGTAAAGAAGTGGTAACGGCAACTCGTGTCAACAACTATGGAACCTACCGTGAAGGCGCAGAAATCAAGGAAAAACTTTACGTTGCCAATACTAGAACGAATGGTACAGACTATCAAGGCAAGTATGGTGGAGCCTTCTTGGATGAACTCAAAGCTAAATACCCAGAAATCTTTGAACGAGTACAAATTTCTAACGGTCAAAAGATGACGACTGATGAGAAGATTACCAAGTGGTCAGCTAAACACTTCAACGGTACCAATATCTTAGGTCGTGGTGCTTACTATGTTCTTAAAGATTGGGCTAGCAACGAATATCTCAACAACAAGAATGGTGAGATGGTACTGCCTAAGCAATTAGTTAATAAGAATGCCTACACAGGATTTGTCAAAGATACTACTGGATTCAAGTACTATTCAACTAGTGGCTATCAAGCTAGAAATTCCTTTATCCAAGATGAAAATGGAAATTGGTATTACTTCAACAACCGTGGCCATCTGGTGACAGGCGCGCAAGAAATTGACGGCAAACAGCTCTACTTCCTCAAGAATGGTATTCAGCTGCGTGATTCTCTCCGTGAAGATGAAAACGGCAATCAGTATTACTATGATAAGACTGGTGCCCAAATTCTCAACCGTTACTATACTACTGACGGCCAAAACTGGCGTTACTTTGATGCCAAGGGTGTCATGGCTAGAGGTTTGGTAACCATGGGCGGCAATCAGCAATTCTTCGACCAAAACGGCTACCAAGTCAAAGGCAAGATTGCGCGTGCCAAAGATGGTAAACTTCGTTACTTTGATAAGGATTCAGGTAATGCTGCTACTAACCGCTTTGCTCAAGGTGATAATCCAAGTGACTGGTACTATTTCGGAGCAGATGGTGTTGCAGTAACAGGTCTTCAAAAACTTGGCCAGCAAACCCTTTATTTCGACCAAGATGGCAAGCAAGTCAAGGGTAAAATCGTGACACTTGCAGACAAGAGTATCCGTTACTTCGATGCCAACTCAGGAGAAATGGCAGTCGGCAAGTTTGCAGAAGGAACTAAGAACGAGTGGTATTACTTTGATCAGGCTGGTAAAGCAGTGACCGGTCTTCAGAAGATTGGTCAACAAACCCTTTACTTCGACCAAGATGGCAAGCAAGTCAAAGGTAAAGTAGTGACTCTGGCTGATAAAACTATCCGTTACTTCGATGCTAATTCAGGAGAAATGGCAGTCGGCAAGTTTGCAGAAGGTGCTAAGAATGAATGGTATTACTTCGATCAGGTTGGTAAAGCAGTGACAGGTCTTCAGAAGATTGGCCAGCAAACACTTTACTTTGACCAAGATGGCAAGCAAGTCAAGGGTAAAGTAGTAACTCTGGCTGATAAAACTATCCGTTACTTCGATGCCAACTCTGGTGAAATGGCAGTTAATAAGTTTGTTGAAGGTGCTAAGAATGAATGGTACTACTTCGATCAGACTGGTAAAGCAGTGACAGGTTTGCAGAAGATTGGCCAACAGACCCTCTATTTCGACCAAGACGGCAAGCAAGTCAAAGGCAAGCTTGTCTATGTCAATGGTGCTAACCGTTACTTTGATCCGAATTCAGGTGAAATGGCGCGCAATAAATGGATTCAGCTGGAAGATGGAAGTTGGATGTACTTTGACCGCAATGGTAGAGGCAGACGCTTCGGCTGGAACTAA
- a CDS encoding helix-turn-helix domain-containing protein: protein MLKTFGKIFKVIRESKNMSLKEAAAGDISVAQLSRFERGVSGITLDSFYCCLKNMAVSLDEFQYVYHNYIEADDALFSKKVADAYQENNVVKLQSILASSEALAEKFPEKKNYRLNTIVVRAVLSSCSPDFQISKKDTELLTDYLFSVEEWGRYELWLFTNSVDLLTLETLETFASEMINRTQFYNDLPENRRRIIKMLLNVISVCIEGNHLQVAMRFLNYLDHSKIPETDLYERMLIKYHRALYSYKVGNSHALSDIEQCLSFLEFLDSFGVAQKLKAQFERICRSQLQMCK, encoded by the coding sequence ATGTTGAAAACATTTGGAAAAATTTTCAAAGTCATTAGAGAATCAAAAAACATGTCTCTTAAAGAAGCGGCGGCCGGAGATATTTCAGTGGCTCAATTGTCCCGTTTTGAGCGGGGAGTCAGTGGTATCACGCTTGATTCTTTCTATTGCTGCTTGAAGAATATGGCTGTTTCTCTAGACGAGTTCCAGTATGTTTACCATAACTACATTGAGGCAGATGATGCGCTCTTCTCGAAAAAAGTAGCTGATGCTTATCAGGAAAACAATGTTGTCAAGCTCCAAAGTATTTTGGCTAGCTCAGAAGCTTTGGCTGAAAAGTTCCCTGAGAAGAAGAACTATAGGCTCAATACAATTGTTGTTAGAGCAGTATTGTCTTCCTGCAGTCCAGATTTTCAGATTAGCAAGAAAGATACAGAATTGCTGACTGACTATCTCTTTTCCGTCGAGGAGTGGGGACGTTATGAGCTCTGGCTCTTTACTAATAGTGTCGATCTACTGACCTTGGAAACACTGGAAACCTTTGCTAGTGAGATGATTAACCGTACCCAGTTTTATAATGACCTACCAGAGAACCGCCGGCGTATTATTAAGATGTTGCTTAATGTTATCAGCGTCTGCATAGAGGGAAACCATTTGCAGGTTGCTATGAGATTCCTCAATTATCTTGATCATTCTAAAATCCCTGAGACAGATCTCTATGAACGGATGCTGATTAAGTATCATAGGGCTCTTTATTCCTACAAGGTTGGAAATAGCCATGCTCTAAGTGATATTGAGCAATGCTTATCTTTTTTGGAATTCTTAGATTCCTTCGGTGTTGCCCAGAAGCTCAAAGCTCAGTTTGAAAGAATTTGCCGTTCTCAGTTGCAGATGTGCAAATAA
- the htpX gene encoding zinc metalloprotease HtpX has translation MLFDQIASNKRRTWLLLIAFFGLLALVGAAIGYLWLRSALGGVLLALIIGAIYAGVMIFQSTEVVMAMNGAREVSEQEAPELYHIVQDMAMVAQIPMPRVYIVEDPSPNAFATGSKPENAAVAATTGILQIMNREELEGVIGHEVSHIRNYDIRISTIAVALASAITMLSSLAGRMMWFGGGRRSSNDRDNDSGLGIILLIVSLIAIVLAPLAATLVQLAISRQREFLADASSVELTRNPQGMINALLKLDRSEPMEHHVDDASAALYISDPKKEGGLKKLFYTHPPISERVERLRQM, from the coding sequence ATGCTATTTGATCAAATTGCCAGTAATAAAAGGAGGACTTGGCTCCTCCTTATCGCTTTTTTCGGCCTTTTGGCTCTTGTTGGAGCAGCTATTGGCTATCTCTGGCTGCGGTCTGCTCTAGGTGGTGTCTTGCTAGCTTTAATTATCGGCGCGATTTATGCCGGAGTGATGATTTTTCAGTCTACAGAAGTGGTCATGGCTATGAACGGGGCTCGCGAGGTCTCTGAGCAGGAAGCACCTGAGCTCTATCATATTGTTCAAGATATGGCCATGGTCGCTCAGATTCCTATGCCACGTGTCTATATCGTAGAGGATCCCTCTCCCAATGCTTTTGCGACCGGTTCTAAGCCTGAAAATGCGGCTGTCGCAGCAACGACAGGTATCTTGCAAATCATGAATCGTGAGGAGCTTGAGGGAGTGATAGGCCATGAAGTCAGTCATATTCGCAATTACGATATCCGAATTTCAACGATTGCTGTGGCTTTGGCCAGTGCTATTACCATGTTGTCTAGCCTGGCTGGCCGTATGATGTGGTTTGGTGGCGGACGGCGCAGTAGTAATGATCGAGATAACGATAGTGGTTTGGGAATTATTCTCCTTATCGTATCACTGATTGCTATCGTTTTAGCTCCTCTGGCAGCTACCTTGGTGCAGTTGGCCATTTCTCGTCAGCGGGAGTTTCTGGCTGATGCTTCCAGTGTAGAGCTGACCCGCAATCCGCAAGGGATGATTAATGCCCTGCTCAAGCTGGATCGCAGCGAGCCTATGGAACATCATGTCGATGATGCCAGTGCAGCTCTCTATATCAGCGACCCTAAGAAAGAAGGCGGACTGAAGAAACTCTTCTATACGCACCCTCCTATCTCAGAACGAGTGGAGCGCTTGAGACAGATGTAA
- a CDS encoding LemA family protein: MTFIIVLIIVAVLAFFVVGAYNTLVKSRMQTQEAWSQIDVQLKRRNDLIPNLLETVKGYGKYEQATLEKVTQLRNQVASAASPAEAMQASDALSRQISGIFAVAESYPDLKANTNYLKLQEELTNTENKIAYSRQLYNSVTSNYNVKLETFPSNIVAGMFGFKAADFLKTPEEEKAVPKVDFGSTGLGD; encoded by the coding sequence ATGACTTTTATTATTGTTCTTATTATTGTCGCGGTTTTAGCGTTCTTTGTCGTTGGTGCTTACAATACCTTGGTTAAAAGCCGTATGCAGACTCAGGAAGCTTGGAGTCAGATTGATGTGCAGCTTAAACGCCGAAATGACTTGATTCCTAACCTCTTGGAAACGGTCAAAGGCTATGGCAAGTACGAGCAGGCAACCTTGGAAAAGGTAACCCAACTGCGCAACCAGGTAGCTTCAGCTGCTTCACCAGCTGAAGCCATGCAAGCCAGTGACGCCCTTTCTCGTCAGATTTCTGGAATCTTTGCAGTAGCTGAAAGCTATCCAGATCTGAAAGCAAATACCAACTACTTGAAGTTGCAGGAAGAACTGACCAATACTGAAAATAAAATCGCTTATTCTCGTCAGCTTTATAATTCAGTAACTAGCAACTACAATGTAAAGTTGGAAACTTTCCCAAGCAATATTGTTGCAGGAATGTTTGGCTTTAAAGCTGCGGACTTCCTCAAGACACCAGAAGAAGAAAAGGCTGTGCCAAAAGTTGACTTTGGCAGCACTGGACTAGGTGACTAA
- a CDS encoding TetR/AcrR family transcriptional regulator: MANKKDFILDTAQKLFMEQGFDQTSISQILEATQIARGTLYYYFSSKEEIMDAIIERTIERAFTASQAFADNRELTIIERLAGSMAALNLNHQEGKEVLLHLNQPQNALLHEKTNQILLERAPQILLPIIQDGITAGDMRTDYPYESLEMILTYSLQAFGSSFQALPPEKQQQKLQAFLYLLETLFHSRQGYFNPFLSLIQTQSS, from the coding sequence ATGGCTAATAAAAAAGACTTTATCTTAGATACCGCACAAAAGCTTTTTATGGAGCAAGGCTTTGACCAGACCTCTATCTCCCAGATTTTAGAAGCGACTCAAATCGCCCGCGGTACTCTCTACTATTACTTTTCTTCTAAGGAAGAGATAATGGATGCCATCATTGAGCGAACCATTGAAAGAGCATTTACGGCTTCCCAAGCCTTTGCTGATAATCGTGAACTGACTATCATAGAGCGCTTGGCCGGTAGCATGGCTGCTCTAAATCTTAATCATCAAGAGGGAAAGGAAGTGCTACTGCATCTCAATCAGCCACAAAATGCGCTCCTGCACGAAAAGACCAATCAAATTCTTCTTGAACGAGCACCCCAGATTCTACTTCCCATCATCCAAGACGGCATCACCGCTGGAGATATGAGGACCGACTATCCCTACGAAAGCTTGGAAATGATTCTTACTTATTCCCTGCAAGCTTTTGGCAGCAGTTTTCAGGCACTACCTCCAGAAAAACAGCAGCAAAAACTACAAGCTTTTCTCTATCTTTTAGAAACTCTTTTTCACAGTCGGCAAGGCTACTTCAATCCCTTTCTATCTTTGATTCAGACTCAAAGCAGCTAG
- a CDS encoding MFS transporter, which produces MKQSGFRLFLLIWIGSLISEIGSGMTSFALGVYIFQLTGLVSVSSFVTLCAFLPGLLVTPLAGILADRYDRRLLMALGDGLSGLGVLWIYFSLKNPALIFICIGAAISSLFSALVNPAFRATISDLLPEDQLSKATGLSQINGIARYLISPALAGMILASGHISTILLLDFSTIFVTVACTLLARRAIHTQVYSSDSRFWADFLKGFQIVYRKKGIWILVLAGTGFSFFLGTVQILFSPLVLAFADAKTAGWVMTISSSGMLIGGLVLGIFAIKKHFHRMLCLSLFLLGFFMVGLGMKENFIWICSFGFLLFAALPFVNTAIDYLVRININKADQGKVWGTIGIISQLGYVLAYAGMGWVADTFFKPSLTYFGWLANSVGKIIGVGGGRGYGLLFILSGISISIGAYLLSRARSVKELEYVSTLDKK; this is translated from the coding sequence ATGAAACAATCAGGTTTTAGACTCTTTTTATTGATTTGGATTGGAAGCCTCATCTCGGAAATCGGCTCTGGTATGACTTCTTTCGCTTTAGGTGTTTATATCTTCCAGCTGACCGGTTTGGTTTCTGTTTCTTCTTTTGTTACGCTTTGTGCTTTTCTACCCGGTCTTTTGGTTACTCCTCTGGCTGGAATTCTGGCAGATCGCTATGACCGAAGATTGCTGATGGCTCTGGGAGATGGTCTGTCAGGCTTAGGAGTTCTCTGGATTTACTTTAGTCTGAAGAATCCTGCTTTGATTTTTATCTGTATCGGAGCTGCCATTAGCTCGCTCTTTTCAGCCTTGGTCAATCCGGCCTTTCGAGCTACGATTTCCGACTTGCTGCCTGAGGACCAGTTATCAAAAGCAACTGGTTTGTCCCAGATTAATGGCATTGCCCGCTATCTGATTTCACCAGCCTTGGCTGGAATGATTTTGGCGAGTGGACATATCAGCACGATTCTGTTGCTGGATTTTTCAACCATTTTCGTGACAGTAGCCTGCACCTTGCTGGCTCGTAGGGCCATTCACACACAAGTTTATAGCAGTGATAGTCGTTTCTGGGCGGATTTCCTTAAAGGTTTTCAAATCGTCTATAGAAAAAAAGGAATCTGGATTTTAGTCCTAGCTGGAACAGGCTTTTCATTCTTTTTGGGAACAGTCCAAATCCTGTTTTCTCCCTTGGTACTGGCTTTCGCAGACGCTAAAACAGCCGGCTGGGTCATGACCATCTCCAGCAGCGGGATGCTGATAGGAGGCTTGGTTCTGGGGATATTTGCTATCAAAAAACACTTCCATCGTATGCTCTGCCTCTCACTATTTCTACTGGGATTCTTCATGGTTGGGCTGGGAATGAAGGAAAACTTCATCTGGATTTGCAGCTTTGGCTTCCTCCTCTTTGCTGCCCTACCTTTCGTCAATACAGCCATCGACTATCTGGTCCGCATCAATATTAACAAAGCCGATCAAGGCAAGGTCTGGGGGACCATCGGGATTATCTCTCAGCTGGGCTATGTGCTAGCTTATGCCGGCATGGGTTGGGTAGCAGATACCTTTTTCAAACCCTCGCTAACTTACTTTGGCTGGCTGGCAAATTCTGTCGGAAAAATCATCGGTGTTGGTGGAGGCAGAGGCTACGGTCTGCTCTTTATCCTATCCGGTATCTCTATCAGCATCGGTGCTTACCTGCTCTCCCGAGCACGTTCAGTAAAGGAGCTGGAATATGTTTCAACGCTTGATAAAAAATGA